GTTTTcccttgataaaaaaatattttgctaTGACacattatgatttttttcttatgcccatttttttaaaaagaaagtagtaaaacagtagttGGGTTGACTGGttactcacacacacacacacacacacacacatatatatatatatatatatatatatatatatatatatatatatatatatatcaattatTCCAAAACAACTAGAATAAATATATATCCCTGTATAGATCTTGCACATGGATTCACTACATTTCCATGCCAGGGTTGTTTTACAAATTAAAACACCTAATTATTATGATGCAGTATAATTGTATAAATACACGAATTAACACTCCTCTCGTCCATCCATATCAGACCCATATCGATGTCCAAAACGACACATATAACATGATAACATTTCTCGCGACATCGGGGAAGTACCTAATTGGGCACCTGCTGATGTGAAGTATGAAGTGatcatccatcgatcgatcgcacaCATGCATTATGGTAGCTGAATAGTTAGCCTTTATATACAACCAATGGTGATGGATCGATCGACACGATGCATGATATGGACGAGTTATATGCTAGGCTACCTCACTGGATTGGGCTATCCATCAGCTGTCATCTGTAGtattactttctccgtttcacaatgtaagactttctagcattacccacattcatttagttgttaatgaatctagacatgtgtatatgtttagattcattaacatctatatgtatgtggacaatgctagaaagtcttacattgtgaaacggagggagtacttagtaTAGTACGACTCTCTCCGTGTCAGTTTGATATTATAAGGcgctttaattattttttaagtgaaACTTTTACAAACTTAACTAagattgtagaaaaaaatataataattcttATACCACTAAATTAGTCATGTTAAATCagtattgaatatattttaatagtatgtttgtttgttgtaaaaaatatttctatttttttcgtAAATTTGGTTAAGTGaattttaattaagaaaaaagttaaaacatcttatagtataaaagaaagaaaacgtagtagtatatactccctccgttttaggttataagacgttttggctTTGGTGAGAGTCAAATtgctgtttcaggttataaaacgttttgactttagtcaaagtcaaactgcttcaaatttgactaagtttatagaaaaaaaagtaatattttgaacccaagaaaaatttactatgaaaatatatataattattgatttgatgaaactaatttagtattataaatgttattatatttgtctataaacttagtcaaatttaagtcagtttgactttaaccaaagtcaaaacgtcttataacctgaaccAGAGGgagaatataattatatatctaATGCACACACAGCTGCAGCTGGCTAGGCTACAAAGTACGGGCGTGCACTGCATTGTATGTCATGCCATGCGTGCATGTGTGTGGCTGACACGGTTGGGCCCCTGCCCACTAATCGACCATTTGTAGCTTTCCCGGTGTTTTGATCTACCGACTGAAATGcatccatggatggatggatggatgctccttctcttctcccttcttcctctatTATATTAGTGCCCCCTCCTTCCCTCTTCGGCTCTCATCTTAGCACGCTAAACCGGCTTCCAAGATGAAGGTCAGTGTTTCATCTATTGAACATATCCATGCTTATTAGTTTCGTAATGCAGATACTAAGTTTATGTATATGTAGTTCTCTTTTGGAACTTGAGTTGTTAATttctttttgtaaatattttttgtttggtttggttaCGTTGCTGGCCTAGCTGATCATGCTTTCTGGGTTGAATAAATGTAGCTACAAATATTAAtcctttattttgtttttccatCATTGCCGTTGTCATCATctttcattatcatcatcatcttctcctTTTGACGATCTTGATCAGATCTTGATAAAAAGTAATAGACCATGCATTTTCATGATTGATGAAGTTCATAAAAATTTCTGATCCTCATGTGTGTATATGATCAGCTCTTAGGTTGGATGCATCGAAAGCTACGGAGTAATAATGACGTGTTCAAAGAGTTCAACACCGGAGGAGGTATGCACGCACAACTTAATTTAATctattttttgtcctttttttcttATGTTTAATTGATGAAGTATAattgttttgaaaaatacaGTAGCTCATAACACAAACGCACTCACCTCTAGTACTCTCTCTAGTGTTTTTATATATTAAACTAACgtcatataaaaaattgaagttagtatatatgtataatagTTCATCGGTacatgcagaaaaaaaaaagagagtttgTCTCTGGTTTTAGATCTGTAAGCATGTCCACAATAATGAGAAAACCACTGCAAAATTGTTGGCCGGccggtcccacatgtcattgaccaGATTAGCCGTCTGAAGTGCTGAACTGTATGGAACAAACTAGCAATCATCAATGGGAGTTTTGCACTCTTGCGCTTGGTCACATTGgaggggagcgtatcctatgcacacaggccctcgcgtgtacacaccgtgtacaccaactaaaaattatcacaaaaaattctaggaaaattcatacatgtactttcaatagtattacatctacgttcaaagtcgcatcttcaaattcattctacatagagaataacaaaaaagataaaattctgacaaaactgcaaccttaaaactgtcagattttttgtttttttttgttacggctaaaatataatgaatttgacgttaagattttaaccctaggtgtaatacaattgaaagtatgtgtatgattttttctagattttttgatgacattttttagttggtgtgcacgtgtgtacacgtgagggcctgtgtgcatatgatatgttgCCCACATTGGAGATGGCACATCTATCTATAATATCACACATGCCACTTTTCTTCCAGCctcaatatatatagttccagcactagctagctagctagaccaACTATTGCATAGCAAGAACCCTATATTATCATTTTGCAGATAACATTTTCTTTTCCATGTAGCAACATTGCCATGGAAAGATCACGAGGGCATGTCTATCTTTTGtggaactctctctctctccttttgaaGGCTTCCTTTGAGAGTTTTCTCCTTGTTGGACTGTTGTTCTTAGGCTCAGCATGTTAATATTAGAGTTTTCGTCCGTTTTTCATAAATCAATTGTGCCGTTGTAAGATTTTGCGTCcagttttccttataaactggaCCTCTCTGCCTGTTCCCTCGAGAAAAATGGTCCAAGAGCATTCTCCACGATTCAACAACTAGAATTCAACAAACAAAGATTTTTATATATGGTGCATATGGTACGGTGAGATATTGTATTTTTAGTGTGAGATACCAAAAGAGCTACAACAAATTAATACGATAAAATAAGGAAATTTCATGGACTAACTAGTTAGAAACATATTTTGagtaaatgaaaattttattttattacctTGGTTTACAAAAGACTTATAATAAGTGCTGTCAAACATCTAAAATGTTAAATTCTTAATAGACAAAAAGTATTAGAATTTAAAACGTGAAAATTATATactttttgatgaaaaatagtAGGAATGTGAAAATTATATTAGTAGACTTTTTTTGATGAAAACTCTTTCATATAGTTAtatgttaattttttataactatataGTTTGAGAAAGTAATCATATAACTTTTGCATTAAAAAATGTGTCAATGTCCAAAACATTATCTTAATTAACCCGGTCCTTCTCCTCCCAAAGAAACAcataaaaaaggacaaaaacCAATACATCTTGAAAAACTTACATAGAAAAAGcttaatcatattttatatCACCCtgatcccgttgcaacgcacatgaATGTAactatttctttttaaaatggTGTTGTACTTCataaatttgaaacaaaaaaaatacatataatgTAACCCTTTTAATTTCTGaaacacatcaaaacttttctttctcaaaaaaaagaaaagaaaacacatGAAAGCCTGCATAATTTTGCATGCAAATGATCGTACTCCTTCCTTTTTAAGGTTACAAGACTTTCTTACATTACCTAAATTTATATagataataaatctagacacaaaTATATGTGATTTATTAACATGtatatgaatgtgaacaatgctaaaaagtcttataatataaaacggagaaagtatttaatactccctccgtttctaaatatttgacagcattgatttttttaaacatgtttaatcattcgtcttattcaaaaattttaagtaattattaattattttcctatcatttgattcattgttaaatatacttttatgtatacatataattttacgtatttcacaaaagtttttgataagacggacggtcaaacatgtgctaaaaagtcaactgtgtcaaatatttagaaacggaggaagtaattcaCTGTGTGACTGCAGGTGGGGCCTGCAACTGCATCACCGGGCTTGCCTCGCCTGACCACGACAACGACTacttctccggcgacgacgccgcccacgcctcgccgccggtcaccgccggcgacctcttcaccttcggcggcagcggccttCTCACCATCGGCACGCTaggcatcgccgccgtcgccattcccagcggcggcggcgacgacgacgactacgacATCGACTTCGAGGTGGACGCcaccagcgacgacgacggcggcttcaccgtcgaggacgacgacgccgacgtcggcggcgccgtcaCGCCCACCTTCACCTtccccgcggcgacggcggcggaggcggtcgtCGCCACCGTGGAGAAGGCGGTGGCCGCGGTGGAGGCGATCGCGGAGAAGGACGACGACACCACCACGGAGGACGACCTGATGGTGGTGAGCGCCGAGCTGGAGAAGGTgctcggcggcgtcgacgtGGCGTCGGCGCGGGTGAGCTtcgccatgggcggcggcgtcgactgCCCGCTCCAGGGCTTCCTGTTCGGCTCCCCGGTGAGCGACGTCGCGTCGCGCCCGGAGTACCTGCAGGCGCCGCGGGACTCGTCCggctcctgcggcggcggcgggcggcgcaccTCGCTCGGCGAGCTGTTCATGCGCACCCGCTTCGCCGACGAGAAGGtggcgctcgtcgccgtcgccgagggcgaggacggcgtcgccggcgacgacggcgctgctgctgccggcgtcggcggagaCAGAGCGGGGAAAGGCGGCGGCTACAAGAcgatgaagaagaggaaggtgaAGGACgagaaaggcggcggcggcgccgccgagagTGGAAtgccggcgacggtgacgaaGAGCAAGTTTCAGaaggtaacttttttttttttgttgttgctaGCATTTTAATTTGCTTTGAAGAAAACTATAAAATATCTGCAATTTTGGCTGACTATTTCATGAGGTTTCCTTGGATATGATCATTTGATTAATTAGTTCGTTCGATTGCTATagttttagttcatttttctttaattaatttgtaataaAACTCAAGAGTtattgtgagtttttttttattatttttgcttCAGTACGTGCATTTTCTACTAGTGAAACTTCAATATTAACCAGGCCAGTCGACATTTCTtaattgtgatttgatttaagGGTCAAGATTAGAACTATAGATTGAATATGCAAAGTTTCAGCTCGGACGACATTTGAACATTTGACTAATTATATATTTCCGAGTTCAATTGTTTGCCGGTAAAATTCTGAACTTGCAGTTGGAACATTCAAGATTCAACTCTGATTCACATGATCTCGAACTCAATATCTCCAACtttataaaaatacaaaaagatTACTGCTCAACGGTGAGTTTAATGAAGGAATGCTCATCACAGCAAATCCATAATTCTATATAACTCTCTGTAATATGTAATGGTAAGAAACAGATATTCATGATTAAATCATTTTTCCCCTTCAGAAAGAAATACTGATTTTTCGTGGTACATCCAAAATTACTCCAAAGTTTACACTGAATTTCACGCTGTTCTTGGTGTTTAAGATTAATTTTAGGTAGATATTTTCTAGTCCCGCAACAAAACGGACAATGAAAACCCCAAAACTAATCCTAAAtgaaattctaaaattaaaaaaaaacagctttggattataaattttaatagtAAGTCCAAGGAAATAGCCAGCAATGTTAATAAGATTGCTGATAAGAATATATAACAGTTTGGAGCCAATCCATTTCACATGTGTATCCTGCTCTGGGACATAAGTAGACACAAATCCCGAGTTTTGACTATCATCTCATAATCGGAAGATCTTTCACTGTGTCGTCAGATTCGAGTTAAGTTTCTGTAGACCAACTTGGTGTGTCAATGGTGTTGTTAGGAGTGGGGATACTGGGGGCAGTGAGTTGACATGCGATTTGTTTGCAATCTCCTGTCTAATGCTATCTTTATGGATCATTTCATTTGTCATTTTTCGTTTGCCCCATAAACAACAAGGGATTCTtgatttgatatattatacatCCTTCTAGGTGCTCTCTTGCATTTCTTTTCCTTGGAGAGATGCTCCAAATATCCCTCAAAAGAAATTCTAGATTCCTTTTGCTACTACTTGGTACTTACATTTAATTTTGTTACAACAAATGAAAGAAACTGAGTGTCAGAAAGTGATCAAAAGTTGACAATGTTCTGAAATGAGGAAACATCTGCTCATTGCAGATCCTTCAAATCTTCCACAGGAAAGTCTACCCCGAGAACACACTCCTGACAAGGAATCTGACCAAGAAAAGCCGCAACCGCGGCGCGGCCACCGGAGACCCCGACGAGCCTCTGGCCTCGCCGGTGCTCCGGTGCCGGAAGGACCATCCCATGAGGGGCTTCGGCTGCTGCACCAATGGCGCCTTCGGTGCATCGTCACCGGGAGGCAACGCCGAGATGAACGGCAGCAAGAGCGGCCACTGGATCAAGACTGATGCCGACTGTGAGTAGCACTGCACACCTTGGTGTCTCCATCCATCTTCAATGGATCTATCTTTGCAATCATGCATTCAGTCTTGACAGCTACATCTTTCCATACTATTTTTGGGGAATCTTCCAAGAGCTATCCATCACTAGTTTCTGAGTTACTGTGTGCTGATGCACACACTGCATACATTGTGCTTTTTCACTGAAACCCTGTCTCTCTGATCTGATGCAGACTTGGTGCTGGAATTATAATGGGCAAAAGAAGAGGAGCTATTTGTTTCATCAAGAATTAAAGCTTGAATAGTGAGCAtctcatatatatgaatatgtgcTTGGTTACAATATAATCTCTATCTGTTTGGTATAGAAGGGCTTGAATGTGCTGTATATGTCACTATATAATGGGGGGGAGAGGATTACTATGAGATCAACTCGTAAGTGTGTGGTGTTTATATACATTGCTCTGTGAATGTATGACAGAGATCAGAACTTAATGTATTGTATGCTTTCTTGATGTGATTGGTGTTTATGAGCCTAGCTGATGGCAATATTGTGTGTGGGTCCACCCCTAATCATGCTTTGTTCTTGAACTCTTGTTGGTGGCTTAGCTTGCATGCAGGGGATGATGATCCAGTGACAGTGATGGCCCCTAACTACACATGGACATTGTCCTCATTAGATTGCCCTCTAGCTAGAATCATTCCTTGGGCCCTGTTTGAATTTGGGAGATGTGTTAATTAATATGGCACCATTTGGCCAGTTGTATGTTGTCCATGCTGGATTAGGGAGGAGCAACTCATCAGGTTCAGTGTTTAGTTGGGACATGTGTGCAAGTGTCTGAAATGTATCTTGTTCTTGTACAGTGAAGGATAGAGGTAGACCACTGAAGATCTGTTTGGTAGAGTAGTAGTTCTGCTAGGACTGAGGCctaccatgcatgcatctctCATGTACACAAACTATTTCAAGGCAAATACTGTGGCTAGCATGGCACCTTATACAGATGCTTACTTTGGCCACTTACATTTTGGCCTCATGTTTAGGGAGATTCTGGTAGACTaaatttaaattaatatttttaatacttCATATGGACTAGTATATTTGTGGTAGTAGGAATAGTATATCTCTTGCGAATTCTAGATTACATAGACTAGCATATGCATTACAACATACTCATATGTCTAGGGCTATGAATCTAGTAGAAATCATGGCaccaagttttttttcaaaaaacaactGCTTAGTTTATTGGTTTGGTTTTCATGGCAGTTACGTGCTGTGCGCACGAGAGGGGGAGGGCGGACTGACGACTTTGtcttttaagtagtagagagtACTGAAGTTTAATGATATGGTCTTCAAGTAAAAGAAATTGTTATAAAACAACCATTTGAGAATTGAaggtttcttcattttttttaaatgaaatcTTCATTCTATGCCATTGAGAGCGAAAATTTATATGGTATTTGTGTGTTTATCTTCCATAGGTAGGCTGGGCACATAAATTGATGTAGATGCTGAATTgattttcattatttaaaaGGAATCCTAACTAACAACCCTCCCccacacacaaaaaataaagCCGTACGTCACTCAGCTGATGCAGTATGGGGAATAAGAAGGCAAGGAGGTGTTGATTCGTATCAGAGGTTCgttaaaatataattacaaCAAATAAATAGGACCAAAATCCATGATACTGATAATTAATGCTTTCCAATTATTAATCCAAGATTAAACGAAACTTAATTATCATTAATAAATAATGATAATAGTCTTCGCGTTTTCTTCTCACTAGGGCTACTCGTTTAATCGCTCTTACAATCCCGGCCTACTCTCAAAATGGCAAATCCTAATTAGCAGGAGTTAAATACTCCTAAACCCGATCTTATTTAGGACGAATGTCAATCTCAAAATTTAGACCATGAACCAAAATTAGCTACAGCTATAAACCTAACTGTTGCAGCAGTGGACAAATTAAAAGATACTCTGCACCAGCAATGAATCACACTGCTCATTTGAGTACCATCACTCGAGATCCAATCCAGTTACTCTGAATGATTCACGAGCTAGTGACAGCTCTCTGAACTatgatgatcgatcgatgtacAGTTCCCGACATGACTTCTCACAAACAGGAAGAATTTATCAGGACATTTGTTGGTCCTTACTGGCAATGTATAGGTTGAGTTAAAGATATGATCAGTGGAGACATGCATCCCTGCAAATCCCCAGTACACAGAAAGAGACTGAAACATGTGTGACCATCGTTCCTTCTTTTTCTCCAGCAAACAAGGATTCCAGCTGTGGTAGCATGCTGACCCCAGCTGCTTGGGTTTTATCCAAGGGTTATGAATACCGGTTTTACACAACaacttggatatttttttattagtattagGCTAGAATAACTCTAAATTTAGGgttcaaaatttttattcatgGTTCGTATCATTATCATTCCCACCATTAGCCGCCTACTAACCGATCCCCGGTTTTCAACTGGCTACCTAGCTACCGACCTGATGACCGGTAACCATGAGTTCTTAAAACCATGGTGGTGTTATTATCTGCAAAAGGATGGTTCTGATGATTATATGGCACTGGGAAACACAAATAGACCGTTCAGAAAAGTTTCTCTGGTTTGGTAGGTAGGCTATCAATTTATGGTGGGGCATATCAGTTTATCAGTTCTCAAAAAAATAGAGGATTGGAGGAGTACTCCATGAAAGCGTTTATGATGAAAATAAACTTGCTCTATAGATTAGGGGTTAATTATTGCTACAATAGATTTGCTTGAATCTATAGACATACGCTACacattttctctattttatttacTAGGTTGGGCCACCATATATCTTCTTTCACGAACTGATTTGGGAGAACAAAGGTGGGGTCTACCCGGTGTCGTAGCATGCGCCTATATATAGCCGACGTTAATTTAGTCGCCGACTATACGgttctctttcctctcctctctctctcttccaactcacccaaaaatttgacatgCCATATATATGGATTGTTGGGGGAAGACTATTAATGTGCTTgatgccttttgtatcatgcaCCTGGATAATTTGTAAGACCATAAAAAGAGACTAGCTTGATTGGTAGTGGCAACTGTATTAATTAGTTTTAGTTACATTATAGCAGAGACTAAAGGTTGTCTTATATATTGGTGCTAATATTTGCCTCAACAATTTGAACCTAAAATTACTCACACTTTATTACAAATGTGTTTTTTTCCTAATAATCTTATCACGAAAGTGGCATGACCATCTTCTTTGTAGCAACACGCATTCAGACATACAATACTAGTAACATGCCCGTGCAACGGTCAATTTCTTGActaactgttttttttcttcttcttttttttttaggtagTGGAGTTGCAACTCCACTTTTAACTAGTTGAGAAAAGTAAACAAAACAATCTCCTATAAAAGTAGTACAGTagagaaaaataacaaaaaaacaatCTGGTATAGTTTGGTCTTAAATGAAGGATACCATTGTCATTAATTGCATGATGCCATCTCCATTGATCTATATCCGTTGCTACATGAACCACTTTGTGTATTTTGTGAGATGAGGCCGACAACGGTGGGGAAGCACATCTGACAGTGCTTTTCCGTGATATATATTGTGCAACGTGTTCATCAGCTCTTGTGGCCTAAGTTTGTTTGGTTTCCTCATGTTGCTAAAGTAAATCTTGTGTGCTAACGAACAGGCAGGCAATAGCCCTTGGATTTTGGGATGAGGCCTGGCAGGCATCTATCTTCagtcttgtgttttttttttgggtgatcaATTAATTCAGTATTAAAGCTAGCTCCTTGACCTTTTGGATTTAACACTTAACAGTATGATGCATGTGTAAGTGCGAATTAACTTTGATGTAACAGAGGCTTAACATAAGATGCCAAGAATCAACTAATTGTGAGAGATCTCCGTACAGCTGTTCACTTTTACATTACATCTCCCTTAGTACAGAGCCATGATGAATTTCGGTCAGGAGAAGAGTTCATCCAGGGCCTCTGGCCAATATACCAGGTCAACTGCTCCACGAAAATCGTTATTATGTTCAACTAAATCAACTAAACATACTCCGTTGCAACTAGGGGGTGTAAGCAGGCAGATAACCTTCTTATTTATACTACAAGTGGGTTCACGGGTTTGCCTGCTTGCTCCTTTAGTTGTAACGTACGTATGGCACTGAGAATGTTCCAATCCACTGGTAATATATACATGATTTACAACAGGCCAGGTATATATAATTATGAATTGGTTTGTTATATGGATTAAGGATGATAAATCATAGCTAGGCTAGGATGATATAATTAGGAATTGGCTTAGTAAatttattgagaaaaaaattcaacCAACCAATTTCAGATCATTAAGGCTAGACCTTTGCGCATGTTGAGAAGGGGACCGAAGGAGAACAAAGTAGTAGCAGAGGTATTTGTTATGGCCTACGTATGGCCTTACATTGCAGATCATTAATCTTatgtggaaaaagtacaccgaagatcgctcaacttgtcatcgaattacaaaatcgtccctcaaccgtaaaaccagatatatggcATCTCCCAACTTATAAAATCGTTCAATTtcggtccttcggtggttttgacgccggttttatccgacgtggcggttgagtcagcgtgggacctatgtgggtcccacatgtcaatataccacatcatcaccatatctctttcccctcctaacccttcctcctctctctctctcctgtcactttgctccggcggcggctgcgaggcGGGTGAGGAAATCCGGCGCATGGCagcgggcgacgaggcggcggttgcgaggagggagaagaaatcCAGCACCCGGCAATGCGGCGGCTGCAAGGCGGGAGAGGAGATCCAGCCCTCGGTGACGCGGCATCAGGCgatgaggtggcggcggcggcagcaaggcGGGAGAGAACATTCCGCGCCCGGCGATGCGGCGGGAGGGtaacaaggcggcggcgggtgcgcgcTCGCCTTCCTCGAGCTCCACTACCCAGCACCCGCCCACGATGCACGCGCACGGCCGCTGCATGCCCGCGTCGTTCTCGCCTCGCTACCGCCTTTCCGGGCCCATCTTTGGTCATCGCGGAACTCCACTAGGCCGCCGACAGGGTCTCCGTCCTCGACCTCACCAGCGtggcgacgccctccccttctcccacGTCGCCGCTGACACCGACGCCTCCCTTCTCCCCCATCGCCGCCCCtgctgccaccaccgccaccgccgcagcgccgccctCCTTCTCTCCCGCCTCCCCACCGGCCGGCCTACATTCAGAGGTAGAGAAGAGTGAGAAAGTGGAGGAACCGAgaaggcgagagagagaggaggggaaagagagatgatgatgatgtggcatattgacgtgtgggacccacgtgggttccacgctgactttgtcgccacgtcggacaaaaccgagATCAAAACTACCGAAGGACCTAaattgaacggttttgtaagttgagggatgtcatatacctggttttatggttgggggatgattttgtaattcgatgacaagatgagggaccttcggtgtactttttccttaatctGTCGGCTTATTTAGCCCATGGGTTGACAAGCCCATTAAcaggcccaatccagcccaccTCGACGGCTCGGCCCAATCCTGAAGCCCGGCCCACCCAAGCTACCTAGCTCTCGACTTCGCTGCTGCGCTTGCCCATACTCCAGAGTCCAGCCGACCCGACCCAaacctcaccgccgccgtcgccgttgccgccgttgccgccgccgccgccgcgtgcgcccCTGCGGAAATCTAGGGTCCTCGGCGGCGTCCCCCTCGCTCCGCCCCCGCGTTCTCTGCGGCGGCCTGCGCGACGCGCCGACCGGCCGAAGGCTCCGCGTTGAGCTGGCCATGCAGGCGGTGGGGACGGCCGCCGCGTTCTCGCCGGCGGTGACGCCgtctccggcgaggaggcgggccGTGGATTCAGGGAGGAGGTTTTCTCGAAGCTGTCGGTCGGGGAGAGTTTCAGTCTCAGCAGCTGGGTACTCCCAATTGGAGGTGCAAAGCTCTCTCTTTTTATTCCCCCCTTATCCATTTTACAATCGGTGCTaagaattatttatttttgttatgtaACAACTGTAGAACAGCTTGAAATGAGATGTGGCACCGGCAGTTCTATCTTCGTTGTTTGGTGTCTAGTTGTTGTTTATAttgtttgtatatatattttgcagTTTGCTGTTTGGTAGTAGGAGTAAAGCAAATGTGTTTGTTTTAGGAAGAAAGTAAATGATGGatggattaaaaaaatgatgttcATGAGGATCGTTCATTACAAATTTACATGCTGGTGTGCTATTTGAGCTATTGCCGATTCGCCGTTCTACGAGTCATGTAGATTATCTATGATCCATGTGCTCTTTTCTGCTCTGTGTATGCATTTTTACCATTTTTTATCATTGTGAAATGTATTGAACATCACCTTATTTTAGGTCAGAAGAGTTAGCTATCGACCTCCAGGAACTGAACAAAACTTGTTGAATGAAATTAGCCTCAATCTTAAGGAGAAAAGGTAAGCAGGTATAATTGTTGTAGAGTAATTTTATTTCTGGGATGACTCTTTTTCTGAATGTTGCATGCTCATGCAGTTTTGGATTACTTTTTGGACGAAGCGGGAGCGGAAAAACTACTCTTTTGCAGGTTTGC
The nucleotide sequence above comes from Oryza glaberrima chromosome 11, OglaRS2, whole genome shotgun sequence. Encoded proteins:
- the LOC127754207 gene encoding protein LAZY 1 isoform X1, whose product is MKLLGWMHRKLRSNNDVFKEFNTGGGGACNCITGLASPDHDNDYFSGDDAAHASPPVTAGDLFTFGGSGLLTIGTLGIAAVAIPSGGGDDDDYDIDFEVDATSDDDGGFTVEDDDADVGGAVTPTFTFPAATAAEAVVATVEKAVAAVEAIAEKDDDTTTEDDLMVVSAELEKVLGGVDVASARVSFAMGGGVDCPLQGFLFGSPVSDVASRPEYLQAPRDSSGSCGGGGRRTSLGELFMRTRFADEKVALVAVAEGEDGVAGDDGAAAAGVGGDRAGKGGGYKTMKKRKVKDEKGGGGAAESGMPATVTKSKFQKILQIFHRKVYPENTLLTRNLTKKSRNRGAATGDPDEPLASPVLRCRKDHPMRGFGCCTNGAFGASSPGGNAEMNGSKSGHWIKTDADYLVLEL
- the LOC127754207 gene encoding protein LAZY 1 isoform X2, with protein sequence MKLLGWMHRKLRSNNDVFKEFNTGGGGACNCITGLASPDHDNDYFSGDDAAHASPPVTAGDLFTFGGSGLLTIGTLGIAAVAIPSGGGDDDDYDIDFEVDATSDDDGGFTVEDDDADVGGAVTPTFTFPAATAAEAVVATVEKAVAAVEAIAEKDDDTTTEDDLMVVSAELEKVLGGVDVASARVSFAMGGGVDCPLQGFLFGSPVSDVASRPEYLQAPRDSSGSCGGGGRRTSLGELFMRTRFADEKVALVAVAEGEDGVAGDDGAAAAGVGGDRAGKGGGYKTMKKRKVKDEKGGGGAAESGMPATVTKSKFQKESLPREHTPDKESDQEKPQPRRGHRRPRRASGLAGAPVPEGPSHEGLRLLHQWRLRCIVTGRQRRDERQQERPLDQD